AATACAAAattgtattaaaaaaaaaaaaaaaaaaaaattcttgctCAAAGTATTAAGGAGTGCCTCAAGGGCCCTCAACAATAGGCACTCAATAGAGTGTGTgactgcgtgtgtgtgtgtacTACTGGACTAGTAGGTTGTTACAATAATGTAGCTAAAGACATCATTGACCAAACAGAAGGAAAACCAATTGAAGTGGATCTTCCTCAGAAGTTAACAAAATGATGAATACCGTAAATAGTTTCCCCAAGAGGGAGGGAAGGCCAGCTTGCGTGTACCTTTCTAGTTTCTTTGTTTCCTAAGTATGGTCCACCTGCAGGATTGTTTCAATAGTCAATATCCCAACGTAAATATTAGTGATGTCTCGCTCTTTTGCATGGTTACCAACTCTATAAGTAGCAAACTACTTTACCAGGTAACATCTTGGTTTATTTTTGCATCAAGGGAGACCACAAAAAGATAGGGAAAACTTCAGTAGCCTACTGTTGGTATTTACTACTAGTCCAAGCATTCAAAAGGCGCTTCATAGAGGGAGGGAGAAGGATAAAGCAAAGATCAAAAGTAACAGATGTTTCTTCCACATTTCTAGTCTCTCATTGTAATATACAAACCTCATTCTGTTTTAGAGCATTGATTTCGTTCCTATCTCTCCAATCCTATCAACTTAGAAAATGGAAGTGATTCCATCAAGGAGAAATAATAACAGGAGGTTTAGGAGAATTTGTGTTTTCTGCGGTAGCAGAGCTGGAAACAGACCCTTGTTTGATGAAGCAGCTCTTGAACTTGGTAAACAACTGGTAATGCCTCGTCTGTAAATGTTTTAACTAGGtttcttttcattttatttGTGAAAATTTTGAATGCACAATGATGTGCTTCTTTTCTGCAGGTGGAAAGAAAAATCGATTTGGTTTATGGAGGAGGAAGTATAGGCCTTATGGGAACCATATCTAAGACTGTATTTCAAGGTGGATGCCATGTTCTCGGGTATGCCTTCTCATTATTCACTTTTGCCTGGTAAACATGAAGTTAAACGAAAGAAAAAGAGTGACATTTACCTTAAAAATGTCTCCCTATCTGACTAGCTAATGTATTCATGTTTACGGTTTACAGCATAATCCCTAGACCGCTCCTGCCAATTGAGGTAGCACATCATATATCTTCAAAACATCTAATGTAATATTTTCATATGTTCTTTTACTAATAACAAGTCAATCTAGATAGTAGGAGAAACACACGGGGAAGTGAAGATAGTTGCAGACATGCATCAGAGGAAATCAGAAATGGAAAAGCATGCTGATGCTTTTATTGCTCTTCCTGGTAGGAAATTGGTCCAACATACTGATAAACGACCATTCACAGTTCACTTTCTTATCATTCTTTGTACAGAAAGGATTCAGGATTTTATTTTTCAGGTGGTTATGGAACCATGGAAGAACTGTTAGAAATGATAACTTGGTCCCAGTTGGGAATTCATGAAAAACCTGTAAGAATATGTCTTGTTTCTCTTATATAACCTCCCTCTTTTTGTTTAACATTTCCCTACACTGTTGTTCTGACACAATATTTTCCCACCGCAAAAAAAAGGTTGGCTTGATGAATGTTGGTGGGTACTTCAACAGCTTGCTTACGTTATTTGATAAAGGGGTTGAGGAGGGTTTCATAGCAAAGGCAGCAAGAGACATAGTGATTATAGCAGATTCAGCAGAAGAGCTGCTGAGGAAGATGGAGGTATGTtttctttcatcgaaaaacagaTTTCAAAAAGACTAAATTATTTGAACTAGCAGAATGCTTGAAAAGCACAGGGATGATTTGTGTTCATACTGGTGTAATTTGCAGGACTATGCACCAGCACATGATACAGTTGCACCCAAACATGAAAGAACCAACTCTTCCTAATTCATCTGTTGTATACTCTCATACTCTCATGTGCAAACTTCAATTTGTTAGAGTTCAATAGCAAATCATAGAAGCCGGTAACAAAAACGTAAAATTTCTGTCATGAAGTAGAAGAAATATGACCTAGCTTGTACATCCATTTGCACATTTCCTCGTTGTCTTTTTGGGCCTCTCAATCACATCAATGATCAATGTAAAGGGAGACCTTCCTTAGCCTCTGTATATGAATCTATAATGCGTACACATGTCAGGGAAAAAGGATGGACA
This sequence is a window from Spinacia oleracea cultivar Varoflay chromosome 1, BTI_SOV_V1, whole genome shotgun sequence. Protein-coding genes within it:
- the LOC110791934 gene encoding cytokinin riboside 5'-monophosphate phosphoribohydrolase LOG1-like, which codes for MEVIPSRRNNNRRFRRICVFCGSRAGNRPLFDEAALELGKQLVERKIDLVYGGGSIGLMGTISKTVFQGGCHVLGIIPRPLLPIEIVGETHGEVKIVADMHQRKSEMEKHADAFIALPGGYGTMEELLEMITWSQLGIHEKPVGLMNVGGYFNSLLTLFDKGVEEGFIAKAARDIVIIADSAEELLRKMEDYAPAHDTVAPKHERTNSS